Proteins encoded by one window of candidate division WOR-3 bacterium:
- a CDS encoding 4Fe-4S binding protein, with protein sequence MEKHKKNSEPFWRTPLDYKEIKKRKGNVIILEDLCKGCSFCIEFCPTNSLTKSDKLNSKGYHPPVFNPENCTGCSFCERVCPEFAIVVEKVEVEK encoded by the coding sequence ATGGAAAAACATAAAAAAAATTCGGAGCCCTTTTGGAGAACCCCTCTTGATTATAAGGAAATAAAAAAAAGAAAGGGCAATGTTATAATTCTTGAAGACTTATGTAAGGGTTGTTCCTTTTGTATAGAATTTTGTCCTACAAATTCCCTTACAAAATCAGATAAATTAAATTCAAAGGGCTATCATCCTCCGGTATTTAATCCTGAAAACTGCACGGGTTGTTCTTTCTGTGAAAGAGTTTGTCCTGAGTTTGCAATTGTTGTTGAAAAAGTGGAGGTTGAAAAATGA
- a CDS encoding 2-oxoacid:acceptor oxidoreductase subunit alpha → MKTKILAGTHYMLGDHACAEGAIAAGCRFFAGYPITPSTEIAEWIARRLPKFGGVYIQMEDELASMAAIIGASCGGIKSMTATSGPGMSLMMENIGLAVMLEVPCVIVNVQRGAPSTGLPTLVGQGDVMQAKWGSHGDYEIVAYAPNSCQEMFDLTVEAFNTAEKYRIPVIILADEAVGHLREKVVIPDEKEIKIVEREKPDVSPEEYLPYKGDGNLVPKMALAGEGYFVHMTGLTHDERGYPDITGEAHERLVRRLIDKIQKNKEKIIKYEEIETDDAEILLVSYGITARSSLKAVQILRKEGIKAGLFRLITIWPFPYERIEELSRKVSKIVVPEINSGQIRGEVLKAIKSNLPVVGVNKLGGDLITPYEIIEKVKEK, encoded by the coding sequence ATGAAAACTAAGATTTTAGCAGGCACTCATTATATGCTTGGTGACCATGCCTGTGCTGAGGGAGCAATAGCTGCTGGATGCAGATTTTTTGCAGGTTACCCTATTACCCCTTCAACCGAAATTGCAGAATGGATAGCAAGAAGACTTCCTAAATTCGGAGGAGTTTATATTCAGATGGAAGATGAACTTGCCTCAATGGCTGCTATTATCGGAGCTTCATGCGGGGGTATAAAATCAATGACTGCAACATCAGGTCCAGGAATGTCCCTTATGATGGAAAATATAGGGCTTGCTGTTATGCTTGAGGTTCCCTGTGTTATTGTTAATGTTCAGAGAGGTGCTCCTTCAACAGGGCTTCCGACCCTTGTAGGTCAAGGAGATGTAATGCAGGCAAAATGGGGTTCCCACGGTGACTACGAAATTGTTGCTTATGCCCCCAATTCGTGCCAAGAAATGTTTGACTTAACAGTTGAAGCCTTTAATACAGCTGAAAAATATAGAATTCCTGTTATAATTCTTGCAGATGAAGCAGTAGGTCATCTAAGGGAAAAAGTTGTCATTCCTGATGAAAAGGAAATAAAAATTGTTGAAAGAGAAAAACCCGATGTTTCTCCGGAGGAATACTTGCCTTATAAAGGTGACGGAAATCTTGTTCCTAAAATGGCACTTGCGGGAGAGGGTTATTTTGTTCATATGACAGGTTTGACTCATGATGAAAGGGGATATCCTGATATTACAGGTGAAGCACATGAAAGACTTGTAAGGAGACTGATTGATAAGATTCAGAAGAATAAAGAAAAAATTATAAAATATGAGGAAATAGAGACAGATGATGCTGAAATTCTTTTAGTATCCTACGGTATTACTGCAAGGAGTTCATTAAAAGCTGTTCAAATATTAAGAAAAGAGGGGATTAAAGCAGGTCTTTTCCGCTTAATTACTATATGGCCTTTTCCCTATGAGAGGATAGAAGAACTTTCAAGAAAAGTGTCAAAAATTGTAGTACCAGAAATAAATTCAGGACAAATAAGAGGTGAGGTATTGAAGGCAATAAAATCCAATTTACCTGTTGTTGGAGTTAATAAACTTGGTGGAGATTTAATTACGCCTTATGAAATTATTGAAAAAGTAAAGGAAAAATAA
- a CDS encoding 2-oxoacid:acceptor oxidoreductase family protein produces MEKNIKEIQFAGFGGQGIVLSGYILGQAITVFEGRNSSMTQSYGPEARGGACSSGVVISDNPSEMVSYPKVTEPDVLVCMSQEALNVYANKIKKNGILIYDSDLVTLNLDRNDLELYPIPATRKAEELGNKLVANSIMLGALQRITGICSEEALKKSIKASVKKDYAEINIKAFELGINLAEEVLKAGVKK; encoded by the coding sequence ATGGAAAAGAATATAAAGGAAATACAATTTGCCGGTTTTGGGGGTCAGGGGATAGTTTTATCCGGTTATATTCTTGGTCAGGCTATAACTGTATTTGAAGGAAGGAATAGTTCAATGACACAGAGTTATGGACCTGAAGCAAGAGGTGGTGCCTGTTCATCAGGAGTTGTTATTTCAGATAATCCTTCTGAAATGGTTTCCTACCCGAAAGTTACTGAGCCTGATGTTCTTGTTTGTATGTCACAGGAAGCTTTGAATGTCTATGCAAATAAAATTAAAAAAAATGGAATTTTAATTTATGATTCAGACCTTGTTACCTTAAATTTAGATCGGAATGATTTAGAATTATACCCTATTCCTGCAACAAGAAAGGCAGAAGAGCTTGGTAATAAACTTGTAGCAAACTCTATTATGCTTGGTGCACTTCAGAGGATTACGGGGATTTGTTCTGAAGAAGCATTAAAAAAATCAATAAAAGCTTCTGTTAAAAAAGATTATGCAGAAATAAATATTAAAGCTTTTGAACTTGGTATAAACCTTGCTGAAGAAGTTTTAAAAGCGGGGGTAAAGAAATGA
- a CDS encoding thiamine pyrophosphate-dependent enzyme, which yields MKVEIKKEKEVKHHLSKWIREDRWPHIWCSGCGIGIAMSSMLYAFEELNLDPKEIAIVSGIGCSGRVAGYVKVDSYHTTHGRAIPFAIGLKIAKPNMKVIVFSGDGDLISIGGNHFIHAARRNFDLICICVNNFNYGMTGGQFGPTTPHEAITTTTPYGNFEYPFNLPYLAASAGATFVARWTVLHAYYLRQSIKKALKRKGFSFIEVISPCPTGFGRPNKIGEAIDEMKYYKEKSVIKNGVDPKEAELSFRGGNIIVGEFIEVDKPSYIEILKENLEKIKEV from the coding sequence ATGAAAGTGGAAATAAAAAAAGAAAAAGAAGTTAAACATCATCTTTCAAAGTGGATAAGAGAGGACAGGTGGCCTCATATATGGTGTTCAGGTTGTGGTATTGGTATAGCAATGAGTTCAATGCTTTATGCTTTTGAAGAATTAAATCTTGATCCTAAGGAAATTGCTATAGTAAGTGGAATTGGATGTTCAGGAAGAGTTGCAGGTTATGTTAAAGTAGATTCATATCATACCACCCATGGAAGGGCGATTCCCTTTGCAATTGGGCTTAAGATAGCAAAACCTAATATGAAGGTTATTGTTTTTTCAGGTGACGGAGATCTAATTTCTATTGGTGGAAATCATTTTATACATGCTGCGAGAAGAAATTTTGATCTTATTTGTATATGTGTAAATAATTTTAATTACGGAATGACAGGAGGACAGTTTGGACCTACAACACCTCATGAAGCAATAACGACTACAACTCCTTATGGAAATTTTGAGTATCCCTTTAATTTACCGTATCTTGCAGCTTCTGCAGGAGCAACTTTTGTTGCAAGGTGGACAGTTCTTCATGCCTATTATTTAAGACAGAGTATTAAAAAAGCTTTAAAAAGAAAGGGTTTTTCTTTCATTGAAGTTATTTCACCATGTCCAACTGGTTTTGGTAGACCCAACAAAATTGGAGAAGCAATTGATGAAATGAAATACTATAAAGAAAAGAGTGTTATAAAAAATGGAGTTGATCCGAAAGAAGCTGAGCTTTCTTTCAGGGGTGGAAATATAATTGTGGGAGAATTCATAGAAGTGGATAAGCCATCTTATATTGAGATTTTAAAGGAAAATTTAGAAAAAATTAAGGAGGTTTAA